The following proteins come from a genomic window of Deltaproteobacteria bacterium:
- a CDS encoding XdhC family protein: MGAASASEFVRVLDARLRAGERVVVATVVRIEGSASAKPGAKAIVDESGRLIWGWVGGGCVDSAVRDVSREVLSERRPRLIRLDLDDEVLGVGMPCGGYMEIYLEAMIHDPRLLVLGHGRIAETMAALGSSLGFHVTVNDALATPESFPSADLRISDDPEYAKLDCDGETYVVIATQHRSDYEALERALLKRPAYVGLVASRKRSALLLERLHEDGVPVDLLRRVSSPAGLDLGAETPQEIALSIAAEIVQLVRGGSSSGRRLASVRGVRIGDSGVEVPEGPLESAKCPT, translated from the coding sequence ATGGGAGCCGCCAGCGCCAGCGAGTTCGTCCGGGTCCTCGACGCGCGGCTGCGCGCGGGCGAGCGCGTGGTGGTGGCGACGGTCGTGCGCATCGAGGGCAGCGCCTCCGCGAAGCCCGGCGCGAAGGCGATCGTCGACGAGTCGGGGCGCCTGATCTGGGGCTGGGTCGGCGGCGGCTGCGTCGACTCGGCGGTGCGTGATGTCTCGCGCGAGGTGCTCTCGGAGCGCCGCCCGCGGCTGATCCGGCTCGATCTCGACGACGAGGTCCTCGGCGTCGGCATGCCGTGCGGCGGCTACATGGAGATCTATCTGGAAGCGATGATTCACGACCCCAGGCTGCTCGTGCTCGGCCACGGACGGATCGCGGAGACGATGGCCGCGCTCGGCTCGTCGCTCGGCTTCCACGTGACGGTGAACGACGCGCTCGCGACGCCGGAGTCGTTCCCGAGCGCGGACCTGCGCATCAGCGACGATCCCGAGTACGCAAAGCTCGACTGCGACGGCGAAACCTACGTCGTGATCGCGACGCAGCACCGGAGCGACTACGAGGCGCTCGAGCGCGCGCTGCTGAAGCGCCCCGCGTACGTGGGCCTGGTCGCGAGCCGAAAGCGCAGCGCGCTCCTGCTCGAGCGCTTGCACGAGGACGGGGTGCCGGTCGATCTGCTGCGCCGGGTCAGCTCTCCCGCGGGGCTGGACCTGGGCGCCGAGACCCCGCAGGAGATCGCGCTCTCGATCGCCGCGGAGATCGTGCAGCTGGTTCGCGGCGGCTCCAGCAGCGGCCGGCGGCTCGCGAGCGTCCGCGGGGTCCGGATCGGCGATTCGGGAGTCGAGGTCCCGGAGGGACCGCTCGAGTCGGCGAAGTGCCCGACCTGA
- a CDS encoding TetR/AcrR family transcriptional regulator encodes MQPRPQRAPVRERKKLETRRRVLAEARRLLASQGFFATSIEQIAAAAEVAPATVFNYFPSKDALVAELAGELFETLRAHVDRPLPPERRAQTHLELALADSAPAIREAQTVLGPLLLRVLRRAPVDGAGGGLEALRGALSRLVVEGQRRAELRRDVEASFLAELACATLVAALGHWLRDPRYPLDARMCQAAAVIGDGLRASSTSTQPTIWRDP; translated from the coding sequence GTGCAGCCACGACCCCAGAGAGCGCCCGTTCGCGAGCGCAAGAAGCTCGAGACGCGGCGGCGCGTGCTCGCCGAGGCCCGCCGGCTCCTCGCCTCACAGGGCTTCTTCGCGACCTCGATCGAGCAGATCGCAGCCGCCGCCGAGGTCGCGCCGGCCACCGTCTTCAACTACTTCCCGAGCAAGGACGCGCTGGTCGCGGAGCTCGCGGGCGAGCTCTTCGAGACCCTGCGCGCGCACGTCGACCGGCCGCTTCCGCCCGAGAGAAGGGCGCAGACGCACCTGGAGCTGGCGCTCGCCGATTCCGCGCCGGCCATTCGCGAGGCGCAAACCGTGCTCGGGCCGCTCTTGCTCCGCGTGCTCCGGCGTGCGCCCGTCGACGGCGCCGGCGGCGGTCTCGAAGCCTTGCGTGGCGCGCTCTCGCGCCTCGTCGTCGAAGGCCAGCGCCGCGCGGAGCTTCGCCGCGACGTCGAGGCGTCGTTCCTGGCCGAGCTCGCGTGCGCGACGCTCGTCGCCGCGCTCGGCCACTGGCTGCGCGACCCCCGCTATCCGCTCGACGCAAGAATGTGTCAGGCCGCCGCCGTGATCGGCGACGGCCTGCGCGCGAGTTCCACGTCCACCCAACCCACGATTTGGAGAGACCCGTGA
- the aroE gene encoding shikimate dehydrogenase, translating to MPAGLPRGAGDRRRVRSGAAGADRARGRPSPRARGARSRAGADRQRKPARRARSQSPRHGRRDRRRASGPAHRLRRRSRADRALRLRRAREPALGARRSVLRRLAGRGARGARGARNSRRVRPRPARRSGAGDRARHLAERGDGIRQAHRVRRGGRERRDERVHAARAAGRRRARGAGALGGVARDPPAPLLRALVDHAARARQRRRLRLEARALAGRARRRCGAALPAGRARREPRRRAPRRPARGADPLRGRPRQRLARLRRRRARLRARRLRGVLLVLRPRHGGVADHTRQRDRGPARRALDPTRGQPVSPRAVCGIVLHPAGHTLSPVIHRTAYSALGLDASFSVFDVPAARLAETLRELRASGLTQLCVSLPHKEAVLRLAERVSDAAREIGAANTLTVRDGEIVADNTDWIGVTRTLEPLGPWGGRRATVLGAGGAARAVVHALRRLGLEVSVVNRTRERAERLVHDLGGRVGTLDDAYDLLVNATSLGMAPQSDETPVPLARLLPGATVFDTVYRPLETRLLREARSRGCRVQNGLDMLVHQAVEQIRLWSGRSADPALLRRAALEALAGR from the coding sequence ATTCCTGCCGGGCTTCCTCGCGGAGCGGGTGACCGGCGGCGAGTACGATCCGGAGCAGCCGGCGCGGATCGCGCGCGCGGCCGCCCGAGCCCTCGAGCTCGCGGTGCTCGATCTCGCGCCGGCGCGGATCGCCAGCGGAAGCCAGCGCGTCGCGCTCGCTCGCAATCGCCGCGTCACGGGCGGCGCGATCGACGACGAGCTTCCGGTCCTGCGCATCGACTTCGCCGACGGTCGCGCGCCGATCGCGCTCTTCGCCTTCGGCGCGCACGCGAGCCTGCTCTCGGCGCGCGGCGATCTGTACTCCGCCGATTGGCCGGGCGCGGCGCGCGCGGCGCTCGCGGCGCGAGGAATTCGCGCCGTGTACGTCCCCGGCCCGCTCGGCGATCAGGAGCCGGAGATCGAGCTCGGCACCTGGCCGAGCGTGGCGACGGAATACGCCAAGCGCACCGAGTACGGCGAGGCGGTCGCGAGCGCCGTGATGAGCGCGTTCACGCCGCTCGAGCCGCGGGCCGACGTCGAGCTCGCGGCGCTGGAGCGCTGGGTGGAGTCGCCCGAGATCCGCCTGCGCCGCTTCTGCGCGCTCTGGTGGACCACGCCGCTCGTGCGCGGCAGCGTCGACGACTTCGTCTCGAAGCGCGCGCCCTTGCAGGTCGTGCGCGCCGGCGATGCGGAGCTGCTCTTCCTGCCGGCCGAGCCCGGCGCGAGCCTCGGCGCCGTGCTCCGCGCCGACCTGCCCGCGGGGCGGACCCGCTTCGTGGTCGACCTCGCCAACGACTGGCTCGGCTACGTCGTCGACGCGCGCGGCTTCGAGCGCGGCGGCTACGAGGCGTGCTTCTCGTTCTTCGGCCCCGACATGGGGGAGTGGCTGACCACACGCGCCAACGAGACCGCGGACCTGCTCGACGCGCGCTCGATCCGACCCGCGGACAGCCGGTGAGCCCGCGCGCCGTCTGCGGGATCGTGCTGCACCCGGCCGGACACACGCTCTCGCCGGTGATCCACCGCACCGCGTACTCGGCTCTCGGGCTCGACGCCTCGTTCAGCGTCTTCGACGTCCCGGCAGCGCGCCTCGCCGAAACGCTGCGGGAGCTGCGCGCCTCGGGCCTGACGCAGCTCTGCGTCTCGCTGCCGCACAAAGAGGCGGTGCTGAGGCTCGCCGAGCGCGTCTCGGACGCCGCGCGCGAGATCGGCGCGGCCAACACGCTGACCGTTCGCGACGGCGAGATCGTTGCCGACAACACCGACTGGATCGGCGTGACCCGCACGCTCGAGCCGCTCGGCCCGTGGGGCGGACGGCGCGCCACCGTGCTGGGCGCGGGCGGCGCCGCGCGCGCGGTCGTGCACGCGCTGCGCCGGCTCGGGCTCGAGGTCAGCGTCGTGAACCGGACGCGCGAGCGCGCAGAGCGGCTGGTGCACGATCTCGGCGGCCGCGTGGGAACGCTCGACGACGCCTATGATCTGCTCGTGAACGCGACCTCGCTGGGAATGGCGCCGCAGAGCGACGAGACGCCCGTGCCGCTGGCCCGCCTGCTTCCCGGCGCGACCGTGTTCGACACCGTGTACCGGCCGCTCGAGACCCGCCTCCTGCGCGAGGCGCGATCCCGCGGCTGTCGGGTGCAGAATGGCCTGGACATGCTCGTACACCAGGCGGTGGAGCAGATCCGACTCTGGAGCGGAAGATCCGCAGATCCCGCGCTGCTGCGCCGCGCGGCGCTCGAGGCTCTCGCCGGGCGATGA
- a CDS encoding SUF system NifU family Fe-S cluster assembly protein produces MPDLSDAPAAIEALYREVVLEHYRSPRNRAPLERPTAESLVSNPVCGDQVRVEVELDSGRIAAVSARARGCSIAVAAASVMTELVAGLAPEAAIALGEQAARIARGEPAPAEADARLRAFARVAALPSRQRCATLAWEALGECLKPPG; encoded by the coding sequence GTGCCCGACCTGAGCGACGCTCCGGCCGCGATCGAGGCCCTGTACCGCGAGGTCGTGCTCGAGCACTACCGCAGCCCGCGAAACCGCGCGCCGCTCGAGCGGCCCACGGCCGAGTCGCTGGTCTCCAATCCGGTCTGCGGCGATCAGGTCCGCGTCGAGGTCGAGCTCGATTCCGGTCGCATCGCCGCGGTCTCGGCGCGCGCGCGCGGCTGCTCGATCGCGGTGGCCGCGGCGAGCGTCATGACCGAGCTCGTGGCGGGGCTCGCGCCCGAGGCCGCGATCGCGCTCGGCGAGCAGGCCGCGCGAATCGCGCGCGGGGAGCCCGCGCCGGCGGAGGCCGACGCGCGTCTGCGCGCGTTCGCGCGCGTCGCGGCGCTGCCCTCGCGGCAGCGCTGCGCGACGCTCGCCTGGGAGGCGCTCGGCGAGTGCCTCAAGCCCCCCGGTTGA
- a CDS encoding Glu/Leu/Phe/Val dehydrogenase: MYRLAVAQLDRTAELMGLDSNIWERLRTPQRALVVSFPFRRDDYSTVETVHGYRVQHLLTMGPTKGGVRYDDDVHLGEVTALAMWMSWKCALIGLPFGGAKGGVRIDPGSLSRTELQRVTRRYTLEIIEMIGPDRDIPAPDLGTDELVMAWMMDTYSAQKGYAVPGVVTGKPIEIGGSLGRREATGRGVMTCASEACRQRGIDLAGARFAIQGYGNVGANAARIAAEMGARVVAVSDVKGGIFAERGLDVAAVDAWVKERRFLAGFPGADAISNAELLELDCEVLVPAAMQNQIGEANADRIRARIVVEGANGPTSLEADSILRERGVFVVPDILANAGGVTVSYFEWVQDAQQFFWTEQEVNQKLIAIMSKAYKDVSGLAREKSVDLRTASLMRGIARIAAAKRVRGVFP, encoded by the coding sequence ATGTACCGCCTGGCGGTCGCGCAGCTCGATCGGACCGCGGAGCTCATGGGCCTGGACTCGAACATCTGGGAGCGGCTGCGCACGCCGCAGCGCGCGCTGGTCGTGTCGTTTCCGTTCCGCCGCGACGACTACTCGACCGTCGAGACGGTCCACGGCTACCGCGTGCAGCACCTGCTCACGATGGGGCCGACGAAGGGCGGCGTGCGCTACGACGACGACGTGCACCTGGGCGAGGTGACGGCGCTCGCGATGTGGATGTCGTGGAAGTGCGCGCTGATCGGGCTGCCCTTCGGCGGAGCCAAGGGCGGCGTGCGCATCGACCCCGGCTCGCTCTCGCGCACCGAGCTGCAGCGCGTCACGCGCCGCTACACGCTCGAGATCATCGAGATGATCGGGCCGGATCGAGACATTCCCGCGCCCGATCTGGGCACCGACGAGCTGGTCATGGCCTGGATGATGGACACCTACTCCGCGCAGAAGGGCTACGCGGTTCCCGGCGTGGTGACGGGAAAGCCGATCGAGATCGGGGGATCCCTCGGTCGCCGCGAGGCCACCGGTCGCGGCGTGATGACCTGCGCGAGCGAGGCCTGCCGGCAGCGCGGGATCGATCTCGCCGGCGCGCGTTTCGCGATCCAGGGCTACGGAAACGTCGGCGCGAACGCGGCGCGGATCGCGGCCGAGATGGGCGCGCGCGTGGTCGCGGTCTCGGACGTGAAGGGCGGGATCTTCGCGGAGCGCGGGCTCGACGTGGCCGCGGTCGACGCCTGGGTGAAGGAGCGCCGCTTCCTCGCCGGCTTCCCGGGCGCGGACGCGATCTCGAACGCCGAGCTCCTCGAGCTCGACTGCGAGGTGCTGGTTCCCGCGGCGATGCAGAATCAGATCGGCGAGGCGAACGCCGATCGGATCCGCGCCCGGATCGTCGTCGAGGGCGCGAACGGCCCGACGTCGCTCGAGGCCGACTCGATCCTGCGCGAGCGCGGAGTCTTCGTCGTTCCCGACATCCTCGCGAACGCGGGCGGCGTCACCGTCTCCTACTTCGAGTGGGTGCAGGACGCGCAGCAGTTCTTCTGGACCGAGCAGGAGGTGAACCAGAAGCTGATCGCGATCATGTCGAAGGCGTACAAGGACGTGTCGGGCCTGGCGCGCGAGAAGAGCGTCGATCTGCGCACGGCGTCGCTGATGCGCGGGATCGCGCGAATCGCCGCCGCCAAGCGCGTCCGGGGCGTGTTCCCGTAG
- a CDS encoding aldehyde dehydrogenase family protein — translation MTDFTMTIDGKAETAQRSFGVINPATGEVFASAPDCTRAQLESALESAQTAFRAWRKDEARRRQSLLDCAAAIQARAGELAPLLTREQGKPLAKAMMEVMGSAIWFQYTASLSLPVEVIQDDENARVEVRRRPLGVVGAITPWNFPLLLGVWKLAPALLAGNTGVIKPSPFTPLSTLKLVEILRPVLPAGVLNAVSGGDELGAWITASPIPRKISFTGSIATGKKVAAASAPDLKRLTLELGGNDPAIVLGDVDPKAVAKKLFASAFENCGQVCTAIKRVYVPEELYAPVVDELAELANAIVVGNGEQPGVELGPINNKPQFERVKELVEEARASGARIVTGGKTIGDKGYFYAPTIVADIAEGTRLVDEEQFGPALPVIAYRRIEDAIERANATHFGLGASVWSSDRDRAAEIAGELECGSAWVNTHLALAPNIPFGGAKWSGIGVENGSWGLLGFTEIQVVNVNRGA, via the coding sequence GTGACCGATTTCACGATGACGATCGATGGCAAGGCCGAGACCGCGCAGCGCAGCTTCGGCGTGATCAACCCCGCGACCGGAGAGGTCTTCGCGAGCGCGCCGGACTGCACGCGCGCGCAGCTCGAGAGCGCGCTCGAATCCGCGCAGACGGCGTTTCGCGCCTGGCGCAAGGACGAGGCGCGCCGTCGCCAGAGCCTGCTCGACTGCGCGGCCGCGATCCAGGCGCGCGCCGGCGAGCTGGCTCCTCTGCTCACTCGGGAGCAGGGCAAGCCGCTCGCGAAGGCGATGATGGAGGTGATGGGCTCGGCGATCTGGTTCCAGTACACCGCGTCCCTGTCGCTTCCCGTCGAGGTGATCCAGGACGACGAGAACGCGCGCGTCGAGGTGCGGCGCCGGCCGCTCGGCGTCGTCGGCGCGATCACGCCCTGGAACTTCCCGCTCCTGCTCGGCGTCTGGAAGCTCGCCCCGGCGCTGCTCGCCGGGAACACGGGGGTGATCAAGCCCTCCCCTTTCACGCCGCTCTCGACGCTGAAACTGGTCGAGATCCTGCGCCCGGTGCTTCCGGCCGGCGTGCTGAACGCGGTCTCGGGCGGCGACGAGCTCGGGGCGTGGATCACCGCGAGCCCGATCCCGCGCAAGATCTCGTTCACCGGCTCGATCGCGACCGGCAAGAAGGTCGCCGCCGCGTCCGCGCCGGACCTGAAGCGCCTCACGCTCGAGCTCGGCGGAAACGACCCGGCCATCGTGCTCGGCGACGTCGATCCGAAGGCGGTGGCGAAGAAGCTCTTCGCCTCGGCGTTCGAGAACTGCGGGCAGGTCTGCACCGCGATCAAGCGCGTGTACGTGCCCGAGGAGCTGTACGCGCCGGTCGTCGACGAGCTCGCGGAGCTCGCGAACGCGATCGTGGTCGGCAATGGCGAGCAGCCCGGCGTCGAGCTCGGGCCGATCAACAACAAGCCCCAGTTCGAGCGCGTGAAGGAGCTGGTCGAGGAGGCGCGAGCCAGCGGCGCGCGAATCGTCACCGGCGGCAAGACGATCGGCGACAAGGGCTACTTCTACGCCCCGACGATCGTGGCCGACATCGCAGAGGGCACGCGGCTCGTCGACGAGGAGCAGTTCGGCCCCGCCCTGCCGGTGATCGCCTATCGGCGCATCGAGGACGCGATCGAGCGCGCGAACGCGACCCACTTCGGCCTCGGGGCCTCGGTCTGGTCCAGCGACCGCGACCGCGCCGCGGAGATCGCCGGAGAGCTCGAGTGCGGCTCCGCCTGGGTGAACACGCACCTGGCGCTCGCGCCGAACATCCCGTTCGGCGGCGCCAAATGGAGCGGGATCGGCGTCGAGAACGGCTCGTGGGGCCTGCTCGGCTTCACCGAGATCCAGGTGGTGAACGTCAACCGGGGGGCTTGA
- a CDS encoding uracil-DNA glycosylase — MTASYERSIALRRVRDSLAELAADGIDYLPRPARREPAPAEPKFRPRVAPLGAPTQTGAASGQNALALAAIRADLGDCRRCGLCERRNEIVFGEGAPDARVVFVGEGPGEEEDKSGRPFVGRAGELLTRMIEAVGWRREDVYICNIVKCRPPGNRDPLPDEVATCRPFLERQIAAISPVVVVTLGKPAISSLLGRTVAITKLRGQWQAFAGIPVLPTYHPAYLLRNYTRETRQAVWDDLRAARERVEASLAT; from the coding sequence ATGACGGCTTCGTACGAGCGCTCGATCGCGCTGCGGCGGGTGCGCGACTCGCTCGCGGAGCTCGCGGCGGACGGGATCGACTACCTGCCGCGCCCGGCGCGGAGAGAGCCCGCGCCAGCCGAGCCGAAGTTCCGGCCCCGCGTCGCGCCGCTCGGAGCGCCGACGCAAACGGGCGCGGCCAGCGGCCAGAACGCGCTCGCGCTCGCGGCGATCCGCGCGGATCTGGGCGACTGCCGCCGCTGCGGCCTGTGCGAGCGGCGCAACGAGATCGTCTTCGGCGAGGGCGCGCCCGACGCGCGCGTGGTCTTCGTCGGCGAGGGCCCGGGCGAGGAGGAGGACAAGAGCGGCCGGCCCTTCGTCGGACGCGCGGGCGAGCTTCTGACCAGGATGATCGAGGCGGTCGGCTGGCGCCGCGAGGACGTCTACATCTGCAACATCGTGAAGTGCCGGCCGCCAGGAAATCGCGATCCGCTTCCCGACGAGGTCGCCACCTGTCGCCCGTTCCTGGAGCGCCAGATCGCCGCGATCTCGCCGGTCGTGGTGGTGACGCTGGGCAAGCCCGCGATCTCCTCGCTGCTCGGCCGCACCGTCGCGATCACCAAGCTGCGGGGTCAGTGGCAGGCGTTCGCGGGCATTCCCGTGCTGCCGACCTACCACCCCGCGTACCTGCTGAGGAACTACACACGTGAGACCCGACAGGCCGTCTGGGACGATCTGCGCGCGGCGCGAGAGCGTGTCGAAGCGAGCCTTGCGACCTAG
- a CDS encoding redoxin domain-containing protein: MPTFRIRTGAAARLLAGVFAASFLCGPGAAPAVAQEARRELALPRFEGVTLDGARVSTDLLQKRRGLIFVFGSSDPDVGRTAAILDGVHADAAAANVALLGVNRDASPELARQFVRRHGFGFPVLSDRDGQISQKLRVPPTSSALLIVDAEGYVIGGIARLGEQPVDQDDALARELRRLLYLEPKDAAATPRLGIRPEAPDFDVVTLDAKTHVTLDQLAGKVVVLVFFLPTCPHCHDALKFLDGLQKQLGNPDLAIVAVSVSDKKYVVEEMVGDLGLTLVPYLDLNRRAQKAYGFNQGVPEIFVIDRGRRIVSRTDGSSPRIHVRLTLAIRQALGVANPILLEKAAYSGEELCSVCHEQPHESWTLTKHAYAFETLVEHGADRDPECLPCHTVGWGKTGGFDPKLRQEHLRGVQCESCHGRGGPHQSPEFAKAGYESVCLGCHTAEHSLHFVFGERLPLVSHAANAQLASLSLEQRQELLAKRDKRERQLFEKGDYVGSASCQSCHAKEHELWSASAHANAFGTLAKSGEQKNADCQRCHTTGFGEATGFPHGGKTFENVGCESCHGPGKRHVDDAGKSSGTILRLTEKCDSCVIMQICGSCHDDANDPGFEFELDEKLAKLRHGFREKKAAPK, translated from the coding sequence ATGCCGACTTTCCGGATCCGGACCGGCGCAGCAGCGCGGCTTCTCGCAGGTGTGTTCGCAGCGTCGTTCCTGTGCGGTCCGGGAGCCGCGCCCGCCGTCGCGCAGGAGGCCCGGCGGGAGCTCGCGCTCCCGCGCTTCGAAGGGGTGACGCTCGACGGGGCACGCGTGAGCACGGACCTGCTCCAGAAGCGCCGCGGCCTGATCTTCGTCTTCGGCTCGAGCGACCCCGACGTCGGCCGCACCGCGGCGATCCTCGACGGCGTGCACGCCGACGCCGCCGCCGCGAACGTCGCGTTGCTCGGCGTGAATCGCGACGCGAGCCCGGAGCTCGCACGCCAGTTCGTCCGGCGACACGGCTTCGGGTTTCCGGTGCTCTCGGATCGCGACGGCCAGATCTCGCAGAAGCTGCGCGTGCCGCCCACGAGCTCGGCGCTGCTGATCGTCGACGCGGAGGGCTACGTGATCGGCGGCATCGCGCGTCTGGGCGAGCAGCCCGTGGATCAGGACGACGCGCTCGCGCGAGAGCTGCGCAGGCTCCTGTACCTCGAGCCGAAGGACGCCGCCGCCACACCGCGGCTGGGGATCCGCCCCGAGGCGCCGGACTTCGACGTCGTCACGCTCGACGCGAAGACGCACGTGACGCTGGACCAGCTCGCCGGAAAGGTCGTCGTGCTGGTGTTCTTCCTGCCGACCTGCCCGCACTGTCACGACGCGCTGAAGTTCCTGGACGGCCTGCAGAAGCAGCTGGGAAATCCCGACCTCGCGATCGTCGCGGTGAGCGTCTCCGACAAGAAGTACGTGGTCGAGGAGATGGTCGGCGATCTCGGCCTCACGCTGGTGCCGTACCTGGATCTGAATCGCCGCGCGCAGAAGGCCTACGGATTCAACCAAGGCGTGCCGGAGATCTTCGTCATCGACCGAGGCCGCAGGATCGTCTCGCGCACCGACGGCTCGTCGCCGCGGATCCACGTGCGGCTCACGCTCGCGATCCGCCAGGCGCTCGGCGTCGCCAATCCGATCCTGCTCGAGAAGGCCGCCTACAGCGGCGAGGAGCTCTGCTCCGTCTGCCACGAGCAGCCGCATGAGAGCTGGACTCTGACCAAGCACGCCTACGCCTTCGAGACGCTCGTCGAGCACGGAGCCGATCGCGATCCGGAGTGCCTGCCCTGCCACACCGTCGGCTGGGGGAAGACGGGCGGCTTCGACCCGAAGCTGCGCCAGGAGCACCTGCGCGGCGTCCAGTGCGAGAGCTGTCACGGCCGCGGCGGACCGCACCAGTCGCCGGAGTTCGCGAAGGCGGGCTACGAGTCCGTCTGCCTCGGCTGCCACACCGCGGAGCACTCTCTCCACTTCGTCTTCGGCGAGCGCCTGCCGCTGGTCTCGCACGCGGCCAACGCGCAGCTCGCGAGCCTCTCGCTCGAGCAGCGCCAGGAGCTGCTCGCCAAGCGCGACAAGCGCGAGCGCCAGCTCTTCGAGAAGGGCGACTACGTCGGCTCGGCCTCGTGTCAGAGCTGCCACGCCAAAGAGCACGAGCTCTGGTCGGCGTCCGCGCACGCGAACGCCTTCGGCACGCTGGCGAAGAGCGGCGAGCAGAAGAACGCGGACTGCCAGCGCTGTCACACCACGGGCTTCGGCGAGGCCACGGGCTTTCCGCACGGCGGCAAGACCTTCGAGAACGTCGGCTGCGAGAGCTGCCACGGGCCCGGCAAGCGCCACGTCGACGACGCGGGCAAGAGCAGCGGCACGATCCTGCGCCTGACCGAGAAGTGCGACAGCTGCGTGATCATGCAGATCTGCGGCTCCTGCCACGACGACGCGAACGATCCCGGCTTCGAGTTCGAGCTCGACGAAAAGCTCGCAAAGCTCCGCCACGGCTTCCGCGAGAAGAAGGCTGCGCCGAAATGA